aggggattttggatatctcaTTTTATCGCTCCataaatactgtcaacagccatacaaaaaaatctatttttgccatgtttttaggaataaaatgttctataaatcaggttATGAATGATATAAGAAGAcatccctctgtaaaaaccttcagattATAGATagaaatgaaactggaaagtttggtggctgtaagtgctactgaagtgcagatttctggctcagattCTGAGACAAAACTAATTTTGAGAAAGCGGCCCTTTAAAGTCAAGGATcctaaaattccatacattttgcccTACAGATGAATaaggtaaataaatatttgttgtattaaaagttttctgaaatgttatgtttaaatatgcaaatgtgtaaTGCTCagtttggtgaatttaggagaaaccTACAGAAGCAAATAGATAAAGTAGTAagataaacacctaaatgtgtatttttgatgTTTTCTCACTACTAGCCCAAAACCTGCCTGTAGGGTCTCACCTTAAATGTACAGAATTGCAACTTCATCAGTTGACATTTTCATCATGCTTAAAATAAAGCAATGTCCGTGCTATTAAAGTAATCCAGTATGTGAAAATgattttacaaaaatatatgaaatgtCTCTTCACCCTGGATTCCTTCATTTAAAACTTTACTgtaaacaaaaagagaaaagtcCATTTTGTTTCTCTTGTCCTTACTTTCAGTACGTTCAGGAGTTTTCTCTGACCAGCACGTACTTTATCAGACGCATGGAGCCTCGTTTGCCTCTCCACGATGTCCGGTAGCGTcccatcctcttcctctgacCCCTCCAGCTCACCACCAGCAGGACGGAGCAACAGCAGCTCAGCAGCACCGTGACGCAGACGGCCACCGCAACCAGCAAGGTGTGAGCGGCTACGTGCCACCCGGGTCCCAAACCCCCAAAGGTGTCCTCCGCTCCGCTGACGCCCGGGTCTTCTTCCTCACTGCCTGCAGTGTGGTTCCTCTCCAGGCTGCCCTTGGTCTCATTGGGGTGTTGCTTGCTGCTCTCCACTGTGGGAGTGGGAGGGCTGGTGGCCAGCTGAGAGGTGCTGGTGGTGTGGTGATGGGTAGGGGATGTGGAGGGATGTGTAGTTGTGGTAGAAAAGGTGTTGGGATTGTGAGGGTTGAGGGTGGTTGCTGTGCTGGATGGAGGAGGCATAGTAAAGCTGGGTGCAAGAGAAGTGGTGGAGGTGGTTTGTGCATGGTTCTCTGGAGTGGAAGATAACGGAGCTGGAGTTGTGGGAACTGTTGAAGGCTGACTGGTGCTCTGCAGCGTAGTGGTGGTAGTGGAGGTGGTAGTGGCAGTAGTCGTGGTGAGCACTGTGCTTACTGTGATGGGGGGTTTAACTGTGGGTGCTGCAGTCAGAGGCAGTGCAGCGGGCGGAGGTGGATGGATGAACTGCCGTTTGTCAGGGGGCAGCGGCTCCGAGGCGTTGCCCCGACTGTAGTGGTGGGGTAACAGGCGTACGTTGGAGGTGAAGTACTTTCCAAACACCAACAGGTCAGGATCCACACCTATAAGAGACGGAGACATCCTGGAGTCATGACGCTCCTGTCTTTTTTTGCTGACGTATATAAACATACTggctttagagctgcaacgattaatcagttagttgtcaactattaaagtaATCGCCAATTTTgaagtttgagtattttttactgtcaaaattctctgactccagcttcttaaatgtgaatattttctcgtttctttcctcctctatgacgataaactgaatatctttgagttgtggcaaaacgagacattttaggacgtcatcttgagctttaaggaaacactgattgacattattttttaccattttctgacattttatagaccaaacaactaatcgattaatcgagaaaataatcaacagattaatcaacaatgaaaataatcgttagttctAGCCCTATATTTTAGAATTcataataatgaaaacaattaaaatgattaCTGTAACAAACAGCACAACAAATCTGCAAAGCTAGTGTTCTCATACAGTCAGTCATATTCATGTGTAGGAATATCataataacagaaacaccttaCAGTAGGCTATAATATAATCAAATATCTCTAAAAACATCACTACAACAAATATAATCTTCGTGAAGTTGATCATATCACTGGATCTTTACAAAAGTGTCCAACATTTTAATCATGAACTACTTTTCTAAAGGAAATtagattatttaattaaattacattttacattattattattattattattattattattattatttatagtagtagttgttggaacaagtattcagatcctttacctATGAGTgctgtaatattatatattattacgattatattattattactaatgctTTAGTGTTCaagtattttattgttgtaagaAAGTGGCAGAACATGTGAAGAAAAACACCTCAAAACACCACTGAAGTGCTCCAGTGAATGTACTGTTTACTAACTTCCCATACCTCCTAGGTCTAGTTGTAGTAATGCAGCATTAGTATATGTCTCTTGTAGTGAAGCTGTATAACATGTATTGCCCTGCTGCTGCATACAGGGAGAGTGAAAGTAGAACCTCA
The nucleotide sequence above comes from Sebastes fasciatus isolate fSebFas1 chromosome 4, fSebFas1.pri, whole genome shotgun sequence. Encoded proteins:
- the mansc4 gene encoding uncharacterized protein mansc4; its protein translation is MNVSWSLLTVLSLVLHTESRCSPTSYYKNCWIRRFPGIYIDLEESQRRGAQLLQHYQEETALKCSRTCCLTRNFSCNLAIFHYDTSHEHVNCFHLHCPTLESCILSHRGNVVLYNITKGVDPDLLVFGKYFTSNVRLLPHHYSRGNASEPLPPDKRQFIHPPPPAALPLTAAPTVKPPITVSTVLTTTTATTTSTTTTTLQSTSQPSTVPTTPAPLSSTPENHAQTTSTTSLAPSFTMPPPSSTATTLNPHNPNTFSTTTTHPSTSPTHHHTTSTSQLATSPPTPTVESSKQHPNETKGSLERNHTAGSEEEDPGVSGAEDTFGGLGPGWHVAAHTLLVAVAVCVTVLLSCCCSVLLVVSWRGQRKRMGRYRTSWRGKRGSMRLIKYVLVRENS